In Eupeodes corollae chromosome 3, idEupCoro1.1, whole genome shotgun sequence, a single genomic region encodes these proteins:
- the LOC129952551 gene encoding NADPH:adrenodoxin oxidoreductase, mitochondrial, with amino-acid sequence MFFANCILKQNKFNAIIQKTCELKFSTNAISAARKKVCIVGAGPAGFYAAQYILKRLPDCDVDVVEKLPVPFGLVRFGVAPDHPEVKNVINTFTKTAENPRFRFLGNLSLGKDFSVKDLRDKYHAVLLTYGADEDRRMNIPNENSKNLISARKFVAWYNGLPGAENLNPDLSGDTVTLVGQGNVAVDIARILLSNVDALKSTDITDYALEALSASKVKNVYLVGRRGPLQAAFTIKELREILKLPNVSTVWRKSDFRRIPEIVDSLARPRKRLTELMLKSLSEQKSSSTSQKKFLPIFQRSPKEIHDNFIEFSVTEIKENTAIPTNVSEKFQTDLILRSIGYKSRSFDEEINFDEKKGYIVNKDGRVLKRNSQHESIDKGLYVAGWLGTGPTGVILTTMNGAFCVAKALCDDVEQKLIDTQTEKPGLDTSDKHVVSWDGWTKIDKFEVELGKSKGKLREKIVDIEKMLKIAGL; translated from the exons ATGTTTTTTGccaattgtattttaaaacaaaataaatttaatgcaataattcaaaaaacatgTGAACTAAAATTTAGTACAAATGCCATTAGTGCAGCTAGGAAAAAAGTGTGTATAGTTGGAGCTGGACCAGCTGGATTCTATGCAGCTCAATATATTTTGAAGCGTCTGCCCGATTGTGATGTTGATGTTGTGGAGAAATTACCAGTTCCATTTGGTCTAGTTCG TTTTGGGGTAGCACCAGATCATCCCGAAGTGAAAAATGTAATCAATACATTTACAAAAACAGCCGAGAATCCACGTTTCAGATTCTTAGGAAATCTTTCTTTAGGAAAAGACTTTAGTGTTAAAGATTTACGAGATAAGTACCATGCAGTCCTTTTAACTTATGGGGCAGATGAAGATCGTCGCATGAATATTCCCAATGAAAATTCGAAGAATCTAATATCAGCGAGAAAGTTTGTAGCCTGGTATAATGGATTGCCAGGAGCAGAAAATCTTAATCCTGACTTAAGCGGAGATACAGTGACTTTAGTGGGACAGGGTAATGTTGCTGTTGATATTGCTAGAATACTTCTATCAAATGTTGATGCGCTTAAG TCAACAGATATAACTGATTATGCCCTAGAAGCTTTATCTGCTAGTAAAGTAAAAAACGTGTACTTGGTTGGTCGAAGGGGACCACTTCAGGCTGCTTTTACTATCAAAGAATTAAGGGAAATCTTAAAGCTACCAAATGTATCAACTGTGTGGAGAAAATCTGATTTTAGAA GAATCCCAGAGATAGTTGATTCACTAGCACGACCACGCAAACGCCTTACCGAGCTTATGCTTAAAAGCCTAAGCGAACAGAAATCTTCAAGCACAAGTCAAAAGAAATTTTtgccaatatttcaaagatcTCCGAAAGAGATTCATgataatttcattgaatttagtGTAACCGAAATCAAAGAAAATACAGCCATTCCTACAAATGTGTCTGAAAAATTTCAGACTGATTTAATATTACGATCCATTGGATACAAGTCGAGATCATTCGATGAAGAGATTaactttgatgaaaaaaaaggatatattgTAAATAAAGATG GTCGAGTTCTGAAAAGAAATTCCCAACATGAATCCATAGACAAGGGACTCTATGTAGCTGGCTGGCTTGGAACTGGACCAACTGGAGTAATTCTCACGACTATGAATGGTGCTTTTTGTGTGGCGAAAGCTTTATGTGATGATGTTGAACAAAAACTTATTGATACTCAAACAGAGAAACCAGGATTGGATACAAGTGATAAGCATGTTGTTTCATGGGACGGCTGGACGAAAATCGATAAGTTCGAAGTTGAGTTAGGCAAATCTAAGGGGAAGCTGAGGGAAAAGATTGtagatattgaaaaaatgttaaaaattgctggtttatga